One stretch of Cryptosporidium parvum Iowa II chromosome 3, whole genome shotgun sequence DNA includes these proteins:
- a CDS encoding 60S ribosomal protein L19, whose amino-acid sequence PLILQKRLAKEVLKCGANRVWLDPTEMDTISTANSRQSIRKLYKDGLILKKAVATHSRARISRVHEAKRKGRSMGLGKRRGTKDARRPEKVLWMRRQRVLRRLLRKYRESGKINKTMYKQFYLKSKGNQYKNKRVLIEAIHIAKAEHLKEKALQDQLDARKARAANLKQKRKVLQ is encoded by the coding sequence cCTTTGATATTACAAAAACGTTTAGCAAAGGAGGTTTTAAAATGTGGAGCAAATAGAGTATGGTTGGACCCAACTGAAATGGACACAATCTCAACAGCGAACTCTCGTCAAAGTATCCGTAAATTATACAAGGATGGTTTGATCTTGAAGAAGGCTGTTGCTACTCACTCAAGAGCTAGAATTAGTAGAGTCCATGAGGCTAAGAGAAAAGGTCGTTCTATGGGTCTTGGTAAAAGAAGAGGTACAAAGGATGCCAGAAGACCAGAGAAGGTCTTATGGATGCGTCGTCAAAGAGTATTAAGACGTCTCTTACGTAAATATCGTGAATCTGgcaaaattaataagacTATGTACAAACAATTCTACTTAAAATCAAAGGGTAACCAATACAAGAATAAGAGAGTCTTGATTGAAGCTATTCACATCGCTAAGGCAGAACATCTTAAGGAGAAGGCATTACAAGATCAGCTTGATGCTCGTAAGGCTAGAGCAGCCAATTTGAAACAAAAGCGTAAGGTTCTTCAATGA
- a CDS encoding hypothetical protein (similar to clathrin adaptor complex, small subunit), translated as TKKMIHFFIIQNLSGSTIFSKWYNSENIENRNRLQEAIKERLSCLEEKHLSYFTLGDTRIIFKKYKKIFMITGVDFDENILLMLATIQLINEAFGSHSRDISDVDVIYNNKKYMKIIDEIILGGEVIGTSMKNIKGLIK; from the coding sequence acaaagaaaatgatccatttctttattattcaaaatttaagtGGAAGtacaatattttcaaagtGGTataattcagaaaatattgaaaacaGAAATAGATTACAGGAAGCTATAAAGGAAAGACTTTCATGCCTAGAAGAAAAACATCTTTCTTATTTTACATTGGGAGATACAcgaattatatttaaaaaatataagaaaatattcatgATAACAGGAGTAGATTTTGATGAGAATATTTTGCTTATGCTTGCAACAATACAACTAATAAATGAAGCATTTGGAAGTCATTCACGTGATATTTCAGATGTGGATGTGATTTACAATAATAAGAAGTATATGAAAATTATAGATGAGATCATTCTTGGAGGAGAAGTTATAGGAACTtcaatgaaaaatataaaaggTTTAATTAAGTAG